From a single Candidatus Zixiibacteriota bacterium genomic region:
- the cdaA gene encoding diadenylate cyclase CdaA: MTLFHIGFLEITIIDIIDIALVAYFFYRLLLLLRGARSLQLLISLLFFFTVGLVAYWLELSMVKWFISNIAAVGIIIIVVILQPELRRAFARLGQNNILRMLLRSESRNAIDEIARALDKLSDMHHGALIVMENTVKLSTIIESGKLLNATVSQEIIQSIFTPYTPLHDGAVIIKGDQVIAASCTLPLSQNIAYHRLHGMRHKAAVGVTEETDALAIIVSEETGQISYAFKGKLFRDVRIQELVSIIKEIFVSQ; this comes from the coding sequence ATGACTTTGTTTCACATCGGTTTTTTAGAAATTACAATCATCGACATAATAGATATTGCGCTGGTTGCCTACTTCTTCTACCGTCTCCTTCTGCTTTTACGAGGGGCGCGGTCCCTGCAGCTTCTGATAAGTCTTTTATTTTTCTTTACTGTTGGATTAGTGGCTTACTGGCTTGAATTATCGATGGTAAAATGGTTCATCTCAAATATTGCGGCGGTTGGCATAATAATAATCGTAGTAATACTTCAACCCGAATTAAGGCGTGCCTTTGCCCGGCTTGGGCAAAACAACATCTTAAGAATGCTTCTAAGAAGCGAATCGCGTAACGCTATCGATGAAATCGCCCGAGCTTTAGACAAGCTTTCTGATATGCACCATGGCGCATTAATTGTCATGGAAAATACTGTCAAGCTTTCCACCATTATCGAAAGCGGCAAGCTTTTAAACGCAACAGTATCGCAGGAGATAATCCAGAGCATTTTTACGCCCTATACGCCGCTGCATGATGGAGCTGTCATCATAAAGGGCGACCAGGTAATAGCGGCAAGCTGCACCCTGCCGCTGTCTCAAAATATCGCCTACCATCGCCTGCATGGCATGAGGCATAAAGCCGCAGTGGGTGTTACCGAGGAAACCGATGCCTTAGCTATAATCGTAAGCGAAGAAACCGGACAAATCTCCTATGCTTTTAAAGGTAAGCTTTTCCGCGATGTTCGTATTCAGGAATTAGTTTCCATAATCAAAGAAATATTTGTAAGTCAATAA
- the obgE gene encoding GTPase ObgE, giving the protein MFVDYAKIEVWSGKGGDGHVSFHREKYVPKGGPDGGDGGKGGDILAMADENMFTLLDFRYKKTFKAGRGENGGKGKKTGHDGEDLIIKLPAGTLIKDCDTGELLTDLKQDMMPVLIAAGGKGGKGNTHFKSPTNQTPRKATPGREAQYRILELELKLIADVGFVGLPNAGKSTLLSRISEARPKVADYPFTTLTPNLGIVRTDDYRSFVAADIPGVIEGAHFGKGLGLEFLRHIQRTRVLVFLIECTTDDPVVTFNMLRAELGLFDAGLLNKPTIVAVNKIDLMNKQDRKKLDSLPPEWHKISAVTGENIDQLLSSVAKVVYGD; this is encoded by the coding sequence ATGTTTGTTGATTATGCAAAAATCGAGGTCTGGTCTGGCAAGGGCGGCGATGGCCATGTTAGCTTTCACCGAGAAAAATATGTTCCCAAAGGGGGACCTGATGGCGGCGATGGCGGCAAGGGCGGAGATATACTGGCTATGGCTGATGAAAACATGTTTACGCTGCTTGATTTTAGATATAAGAAGACGTTCAAAGCCGGCAGAGGTGAAAATGGCGGCAAGGGTAAAAAAACAGGTCATGACGGCGAAGACCTTATTATTAAATTGCCAGCCGGTACGCTAATTAAGGATTGTGATACAGGCGAGCTTCTAACCGACCTGAAGCAGGATATGATGCCTGTTCTGATAGCGGCTGGCGGTAAGGGCGGCAAGGGCAATACGCACTTCAAGTCGCCAACCAACCAAACGCCGCGCAAAGCTACTCCCGGCCGCGAGGCTCAGTATAGAATATTAGAGCTGGAACTTAAATTAATTGCCGATGTTGGCTTTGTAGGACTGCCTAATGCCGGCAAATCAACTTTGCTTTCGAGAATTTCCGAAGCCAGACCCAAAGTCGCCGATTATCCGTTCACAACATTAACGCCAAATCTCGGCATTGTGAGAACCGATGACTATCGCAGTTTCGTAGCGGCTGATATTCCCGGGGTTATAGAGGGCGCGCATTTCGGTAAAGGACTTGGGCTGGAATTCCTAAGACATATTCAGCGAACGCGAGTTTTAGTCTTTCTGATTGAATGCACAACCGATGACCCGGTTGTAACATTCAACATGTTAAGAGCTGAACTCGGCTTGTTTGATGCCGGATTGCTTAACAAACCGACAATTGTTGCCGTAAATAAAATCGACCTTATGAATAAACAGGACAGGAAAAAACTCGATTCACTGCCGCCGGAGTGGCATAAAATCTCTGCTGTAACAGGTGAAAACATCGATCAACTATTATCATCTGTTGCAAAAGTAGTATATGGGGATTAG